The Achromobacter pestifer genome includes a region encoding these proteins:
- a CDS encoding phenylacetate--CoA ligase family protein: MKQQEQLPYSSTIWSEVETWSRDRIESFQIDALRRQLRRVADTSVHYGKVFADAGFVPEDLKTLADLRRLPFTHKRDYLEGLRAAPPFGTLAAVQPGEAVRVHFSSGTTAQPAPVLWTQHDVDRWAELYARYLYGQGLRRGDVFQCMFNYAWFVGGLGATLAAQRVGALVIPGSSGDTQRQVETIFQYGTDCVIGTPSFMAHMAETAQSMGRDLRESRVRMVCVGGEPGASVTGTRERIERLWGAKMFDCYGALECQPIGWDTAAQLGPTLAEDFIYVEILHPDTHEPVADGERGVLVLTHLDKQACPLVRWWTGDIVVRDSRPGPDGRTHARLPGGVLGRADDMLIVRGVNLFPSAIEDVVRGFAGVSNEYVIIIDDSVKDPSTGFLTGVKLRVEREPGASADLGEKLSQLLRDRLQVRFHVEVVENGTLPRTVHKAKRVIHA, translated from the coding sequence ATGAAGCAGCAAGAGCAACTCCCCTATTCCAGTACCATCTGGAGTGAGGTCGAAACCTGGTCGCGCGACCGCATCGAGAGTTTCCAGATCGACGCCTTGCGCCGGCAGCTGCGGCGCGTCGCGGACACCAGCGTGCATTACGGGAAGGTCTTCGCGGATGCGGGTTTCGTCCCCGAGGATCTCAAGACCCTGGCGGACCTGAGACGCCTACCCTTCACCCACAAGCGCGACTATCTCGAAGGCCTGCGCGCCGCCCCGCCCTTCGGCACGCTGGCCGCGGTCCAGCCCGGCGAGGCCGTGCGGGTGCACTTTTCCTCCGGCACCACGGCGCAGCCCGCCCCTGTGCTTTGGACCCAGCACGACGTCGACCGCTGGGCCGAGCTGTACGCCCGCTATCTCTACGGCCAGGGTCTGCGCCGCGGCGACGTCTTCCAATGCATGTTCAATTACGCCTGGTTCGTCGGCGGCCTGGGCGCCACCCTGGCCGCGCAACGGGTCGGCGCGCTGGTGATTCCGGGCTCGTCCGGCGACACTCAACGCCAGGTGGAAACGATCTTCCAGTACGGCACGGACTGCGTCATCGGCACCCCGTCCTTCATGGCCCACATGGCCGAGACCGCCCAATCCATGGGACGGGACCTGCGCGAGTCTCGCGTGCGCATGGTCTGCGTCGGCGGCGAGCCCGGCGCCAGCGTGACCGGCACGCGCGAACGCATCGAGCGCCTGTGGGGCGCCAAGATGTTCGACTGTTACGGCGCCCTGGAATGCCAACCCATAGGCTGGGATACCGCCGCACAGCTCGGCCCCACCCTGGCCGAGGATTTCATCTACGTCGAGATCCTGCACCCCGACACGCATGAGCCGGTGGCCGATGGCGAACGCGGCGTGCTGGTGCTCACCCACTTGGACAAGCAAGCCTGCCCGTTGGTGCGCTGGTGGACTGGCGACATCGTGGTCCGCGACAGCCGCCCGGGCCCCGATGGCCGCACCCATGCCCGCCTGCCAGGCGGCGTGCTTGGCCGAGCCGACGATATGCTGATTGTGCGCGGCGTGAATCTTTTCCCCTCCGCCATCGAGGACGTGGTCCGGGGCTTTGCCGGCGTCAGCAATGAGTACGTGATCATCATCGACGACAGCGTGAAGGACCCGAGCACCGGCTTTCTGACTGGCGTGAAGCTGCGCGTCGAACGCGAACCCGGCGCCAGCGCCGACCTGGGCGAAAAGCTGTCGCAGCTGCTGCGCGATCGCCTGCAGGTGCGCTTTCACGTGGAAGTGGTGGAAAACGGCACCCTGCCGCGCACCGTCCACAAAGCCAAGCGGGTGATCCATGCCTGA